From Streptomyces sp. SAI-135:
GTCGCGCACCTGACCGGGACGCCAGGAGGCCAGCATCCGCTCCGCCTGCGCCGGCATCGCCGCGGCTGCGGTGGCCGACAGGTCACGGCCGAAGGCACCGTGGATGCGTGCCCGGCGGAGTTTCCACTCCTCGCCGTCGCTGCTCATCGTGGACAGCGGCAGGGACTGCCGGCGGCCCGCGCGCCGGGTGCCCGGGCCCTGCTTGACGAAGTCCGACCCGCGGTCCACCAGCATGCGGACCGCGTCCTCGGGGGAGGTCAGCAGCACGTTCCGCGGGCTCAGCCGGACCGCGTCGCCGTACTCCCTGGCGCACCGGGTGAGGAAGCCCAGCGGGTCCGCCGAGAAGTCCGGCAGATTTCCGAGCACCCGCCCTCCGTCGGGTCCCGGCATTTCGGCCGGCGTACGCAGCGCCATCGCGCCCCCACGTGTCCGGAATTCGCAGCCGTCGCCTCAAGGAAACACCGGGGCGCGGAAGTGTCCGCGCCCCGGCATTTTCCGGTACCGCCCGTGCTCTCAGTAGTACATGTACGGAGCCGTGAGTCGGTCCTTGCGAGTGAGTCGAGCGAACAGTGCGCCCGTAAGAATCAGCTTACGCATAGCAATGCACCCCCTGGCATATAACCGGCGTAGTGGATCTATGACACGGCGAGGCTATACAGCGCCCTTGACCCGGTCAAGGGTGCGAGAATCGCAGGACATCAAGCGCCGGCCTTTGTGCGGGACACAAATCCGGCCACCCGTTCCTCCAGCCGTTCCCGGCATTGCGGCCACTCCTCGGCCGTGACGGAGAAGATCGCGGAGTCCCGCAGCAGCCCGTCCTCGCCCGGTGCCCAGGAGCGGGACCAGTTGCGCAGGACGCCCTCGAAGCGGGCGCCGACGCTCTGGATCGCGGCCCGCGAGCGGTCGTTGCGGGCGTCCGTCTTCAGGTCGACCCGCAGGACGCCCCACTCCTCGAAGGCGTGCCGGAAGAGCAGCAGTTTGGCCTCGGCGTTGATGCCCGTGCCCTGCGCCGAGGCTCCCAGCCAGGTGAACCCGACCTCCACGGCGTCGAGTTGCTCCGGCGAGCGCCAGCAGCGCGGCTCCCAGAAGGACGTGGCCCCCACCGCCCGCCCCGTCGCCACCGAGAGCTGGGCGTAGGGCGCGAGCACTCCCGTCGCCGCCCGCGCGAGCTGCGCGTCGACATAGGCGCCGACCTCGTCGGCCCTGGGCACCCAGGTGTACGCGTACGTGCCGCGGTTCTCCTCCGCCGCCTCGGCCAGGTCCGCCGTGTGTCCGTGGTTCAGGGGTTCCAGGCGCACCAACTCGCCCTCAAGGACCGGCCCTTTCAGCTGGAAGCCCACCGTCTCATCAACTCCCGTTGCTCCTGCGCCACTCCGCGAACGCCTCGTGGAAACCGGGGAAAGTCTTGCGTACGCACCCGGGGTCGTCGAACGAGATTCCCGGCACCCGCAGGCCGGTGACCGCGAAGGACATGACGATGCGGTGGTCGCCGTACGTCCTGATCTCCGTGCCGGCCGAAGCGGCCGTCCCCGGGTGGATCTCGATCCAGTCCGGTCCCGTCGACACCCGCACGCCGAGCCGCCGCAGGTTCTCCGCACAGGCTTCCAGGCGGTCGCACTCCTTGACCCGCGTGTTGGCCACGTCCTCGATGCGGACCGGGGCGGAGGCGAAGGGGGCGATGGCCGCCAGGGTCGGCATGGTGTCCGAGATGTCGCGCATGGTGACCGTCAGTCCACGCAGTTCGCCGGTGCCCCGGACCGTGGTGGCCCCGGCGCCGACGGACACGTCCGCGCCCATCCGCCGCAGGACGTCCACGAAGCCGAGGTCGCCCTGGAGGGCGCCCGTGCCGAGGCCCGGGACCGTCACCGCGGCGCCCGGGGTCAGGGCCGCCGCCGCGAAGAAGTAGCTCGCGGTGGACGCGTCCGGCTCGATCGCGTAGGTCGTGGCGCGGTAGCCGCCCGGCGGGACCACGAACACGTCGCCCTCCCGGGCCACTTCCACCCCGAACGCCCGCATCATCGCGAGGGTGATCCCGACGTAGGGCGCCGAGACCAGGTCCGTGACCCGGATGCGCAGCCCCCGGCGGGTCAGGGGGCCGAGCAGCAGGAGTGCGGTGAGGTACTGGGAGGACTGGCCCGCGTCCAGCACCACGTCCCCGCCGTCGACGCCCGCCGCCCGCACGGTCAGCGGATGATGCCCCTCCGCCTCCTCGTGCCGCAGGTCCACCCCCAGGTCGCGCAGCGCGCGCGACAGCGGCAGCAGAGGTCGCCTGCGCATCTGGGGCGAGGCGTCGAAGCGGTAGGTGCCGTGGCCGGCCGCGGCCAGGGTGGGCAGGAAGCGGGCGGTCGTGGCGCCGTCCCGGCAGTACACGTCCGCCTCGGCGAGAGCCGGTCCCTGCGGACGGCCGTCCACCTGCCAGGTGTCGGGCGTACGGCCCACCCGGTAGCCGAGTCGTACCAGGCCCTCGGCGAAGCCCTCCGTGTCGTCCGAGCGCAGGGGGTGCACGAGGGTGGTCACGCCGTCGGCCGCGGCGGCCAGGAAGAGGGCGCGGGCGGTGATGGACTTGGAGCCGGGCAGGGCGAGGGACCGCGGGGCGGGCGTGTCGACGGGCATGCCCTCATGATCGCCGCCCGGCCGCCTCCGACGCCGGCACGTCCACGGGATGGACCCGGTCAGGCGCGCCGGCCGGGGCGTGGCCCCCGCTTCCACCGGTCGTCGGGCAGCGGCGCCCTGCGGTCCGTCTGCACCTGGATCTCGTAGTACGAGTCGGCCGCCGTGCCGTGGTACGCCTCGTCGTGTGCGGCCAGCGCCCCGCGCAGGCCTCCGCCCGCGGTACCCCGTCTGCGGACATGACCGGCCAGGGCGGTGAGGAGAGCGAGCACGACGGCGAGAGCTCCGACCACGGCCAGAAGCGGCAGCACAGGACCCATACGGCAACCGTACGCCGGACAAGTCGGCGTCTCGTCCGCCCCGTTGGCCCCGGCACCACCAACTTGCGGAAACCGGGCCGGAGGCGGGAACCCGGCCCGGCCCCCGCTCGTCCAATCCGCAAGCTGCCGGAGAGTCACCGCGGTACGGCGTCGGCCTCGCTGCTGGCTGCGAACGCTGACCAACCCTCTCCTCCGTACTGCGGCCGGCAGCACGCCGTCATCGGCGCGCCCCCCTCCAACTGCGCCGATGGCGGCCCCTTCCTGGTTACTGTGCACTCCCTTGACTGGCAGAAACTTCCCGGATATTGGTGACCCCACGGAAGTTTCCTTCAGCGGATCACCTCCGGAAGGAGCGCACGTGCCCTCCAGACGTACCGTCCTCGCCGCCACGGCAGGCGCCGCCGCAGCCCTCGCCGTCGGCGGGACCGCACACGCCGACGACCACAAGCTCCGCTCCCTCATCTCCCGTATGACGCTCGAGGAGAAGGTCGGCCAGCTCTTCGTGATGCGGGTCTACGGCCACTCCGCCACCGCCCCCGACCAGGCCGACATCGACGCCAACCTCAAGGAGATCGGCGTCCGCACGGCCGCCGAGATGATCGCCAGGTACCGGGTGGGCGGGATCATCTACTTCACCTGGGCGCACAACACCCGTGACCCGCACCAGATCGCCGACCTCTCCAACGGCATCCAGCGGGCGTCGCTGGCACAGCCGCGCGGGCTGCCGGTGCTCATCTCGACCGACCAGGAGCACGGGATCGTCTGCCGGGTCGGTGAGCCCGCCACCCTCTTCCCGGGGGCCATGGCCGTCGGCGCCGGCGGCTCGCGCAAGGACGCCCGCACCCTCGGCCGTATCGCCGGACAGGAGCTGCGGGCCCTCGGTATCCGGCAGAACTACTCCCCCGTGGCCGACGTCAACGTCAACCCGGCCAACCCGGTCATCGGCGTCCGCTCGTTCGGCTCCGAGGCCGGCGCGGTCGCCGGGCTCGTCTCCTCCGAGGTCGCCGGCTACCAGGGCGCGGGGGTCGCCGCGACCGCCAAGCACTTCCCCGGGCACGGGGACACCGCCGTCGACAGCCACTACGGGTTCCCTGTCATCACCCACAGCCGGGAGCTGTGGGAGAAGCTGGACGCCGTCCCCTTCCGGGCCGCGATCCGGGCCGGGATCGACTCGATCATGACCGCGCACATCCAGTTCCCGGCCCTCGACGCCTCCGGCGACCCGGCCACCCTGTCCCGTCCGATCCTCACCGGCATCCTGCGCGGTGAACTCGGCTACGACGGGGTCGTGGTGACCGACTCCCTGGGCATGGAGGGCGTCCGCACCAAGTACGGCGACGACCGCGTCCCCGTCCTCGCCCTCAAGGCGGGTGTCGACCAGCTCCTCAACCCGCCCTCCCTGGACGTGGCGTGGAACGCGGTCCTGAAGGCCGTACGGGACGGAGAGCTCACCGAGGCGCGCCTCGACGAGTCGATCCTGCGGATCCTGCGGCTCAAGTCCAGGCTGCGGCTCTTCGAGAACCCGTACGTCGGCCAGGACGGTGTCACCCGGACCGTCGGCACCCCGGCCCATCTCGCCGCGGCCGACCGGATCGCGGAGCGCACCACGACCCTGCTGGTCAACGAGCGGCGGCTGCTGCCCCTGTCCCGCCGCACCCACCGCAGGCTGCTCGTGGTCGGCGCCGACCCCGCCTCCCCGTCCGGTACGACGGGCCCGCCCACCGGAGTCCTGGCCGCCGCCCTGACCGAACTGGGCTTCACGGCCACCGCCCTGTCCACCGGTACGGCCCCCACGGCGGCCGTCGTCGACCGGGCCGTCACGGCGGCACGCGACGCGGACGCGGTGATCGTGGGGACGTACAACATCACGGCCGCCCAGAAGACGCTCGTCGAGCAGCTCGTGGCGACCGGGAGGCCGGTGGTGGCCGTCGCGATCCGCAACCCCTACGACGTGGCCCAGCTGTCCGCCGTCCCCGCCTGCCTGGCGGCCTACTCCTGGACCGACGTCGAACTGCGGGCGGCCGCGCGGGTGATCGCCGGTGAGGCGGCACCGCGCGGGAGGCTGCCGGTGCCGGTGCAGCGGGCGGACGACCCGGCGAAGGTGCTGTACCCCGTCGGGTACGGGCTGTCGTACGGCCGGTAGGGCGCGGGACGTAGTTCCCGTACGACTCACAACTCGCACATCACCCCGGAAAGGCGCAAAGGACCCCACACGTCTGGCGTGGCCCCGTCGCGACGGTCACGCTGGACGGCGGGGACGGTCCGGGGGGATGGCGATGCGCGGGAAGAGCTTCACGGGGGTGGTGTGCGTACTGCCGGCGCTGCTCGCCGCCCTGCTGACGGGGTGCACCCAGCCGGCCGCCGGCGGACAGGACGAGGCACCGGCGGCGACGGCCTCCGTGTCGCCGTCCGCCCCCCGCGCCTCCGGATTCGGCGCGGTGTTCCTCGGGGTCGACGAGTGCAGTTCCTTCGGCAAGGCCAGCTTCACCGAGGTGCCCTGCACCAGTGAGCGGGCGGCGGCGCGGGTGGTGGCCCGGCACGACGGCACCACGACCGACGGGCCGCCGTGCCCGGGGACCACCGACTTCGTGCTGCACATCAGTGAGCAGAGCCGGATCTCCGACGAGGACGGCGACGGGGCTGTGCCCCAGGGGTACGCCTGCATGCGCAACCTGCAACCGCCGCACCCGGGCGATCCCGGCGGCGGGGGCGGGCCGCGGACCATCGTCGGCGACTGCGTGTACGGCTCGGGCAGCGGGCAGGTCAGGGAGACCGCCTGCGACGGAACGGGCGGCAGGCGGCCGCAGTACAAGGTGGTGAAGGCGGTCGACGCGCGCAGCCGGTGCCCGCTGTCGACCGCCCTGTACGTCCAGCTCGGCGGCCCTCAACCGGTGGGCTGCGCCCGGCCGTTGTGATCCCCGGCCGGGCGCGGCGAGCGGACTACGGACGCAGGGCGGGCTCGCGCTCCACGTCCCGTACGTCCAGCTTCCGGTCGAACTTCGCGAGCGGCTTGGCCTCGGTCACGGCCGTGGCGGACACGCCCGCCCAGGAGAGGATCCTGGCCGTGGCGAACGCCTTCTGGTCGGCGACCAGACCGGCGACGTTCGCCCCGTGGTTCATGCCGGGCGCGGTGAACACGTAGGCGTCCTTCGCCCCCTTGTCGACGCGGAACCGCTCCGCGCCCCACGGGTCGTTCTGGCCGTAGACGTACAGCATGTGGTGGGCGTTGTGGCGCACCCAGGTGTCCACGTCCCGCATGGCGTACGGCTGGAACTTCGTCGGGATGCTGCGCGGGACGAAGTTGCGCGGCGGCTGGTAGCCGTAGCGGATGTACTTCTTCTCGATGTGCGGGAACTCGATCGTCGGCGCGCCGAGCTGGGTGGCGGCCTGGTAGTAGTACGGCGTGTACGTGTCCAGGCCCTGGTCGGCGTAGGCGGCGAAGCCGGAGATCGTGTCGACGGAGTTCCAGATCTGGTCGTCGGTCGCGGTCTTCGCGTCCGGCGGGATCAGCTCGTCGTCACCGCAGTTGGCCAGCAGGTTGTACTGCCAGAAGCCCCAGACGTAGTCGAGTACGACGGCCTCGTACGCCTTGTCCAGGCTGCCGATGGTGGTGAAGGTGAGGCCCTCCGCCGCCGCGTAGTCGGCGTACTTCTTCTCCAGCGGCTCGCGCCGCACCAGGGCCTCGCGCTGCACCGCGTTCAGCCGGTCGCGGCACTCCTTGGTGCCGACGCTCGCGAAGAAGCGGTCGTAGGCGGAGTCCTCGTTGTTCACCACGTCGTTGGGGGCGACGTAGGCGACGACGCCGTCCATGTCGCGCGGGTAGAAGCGCTCGTAGTAGGTGGCGGTCATGCCGCCCTTGGAGCCGCCGGTGGAGATCCAGTTCTTCGCGTAGATCTTCTTCAGCGCCTTGAAGATGCGGTGCTGGTCGCTGGCGGCCTGCCAGATGTCCAGCTTGCTCCAGTCGGCCGGGTCGGGCCTCGACGGCTTGAAGAAGCGGTACTCCATGGAGACCTGGTTGCCGTCCACGATCTGGGTCGGCTCACTGCGGCGAGGCGTGGTGGAGACGTTGTAGCCGCCGGTGAAGAAGACCGTCGGCCGGCTCACGTCCTTGTGCAGCACGGTGATGCGCTGCTGGAACGTGCCCTTGGACGGGTGCCGGTGGTCGACCGGCTGGGTGTAGTTGAGCACGAAGAAGCGGTAACCGGTGTACGGCTTCTCCTCGATCAGGCTCATCCCCGGGACGGCGAGGAGCTGATCCTTGATGTCGGTGGTGGCACCGGTGCCTTGGGCCTCCGGCTCGGCGGCGGTGGCCGCGCCTGCCGTGCCGACCGTGCCTATGAGCACGACCAGCGTGAGGAGCCATCTGAGCGCCTTGCGCATGCACCCTCCCCTGTGAGTACAGATGTGCGCCGGACGCTAGCGGCGCAAGTGCGGTCCGCACCAGGGGAGATGGCGCCTCGATGGGGAAAACCCTGTGAGAAATCCGTGCCTCAGAGCCGGATCCAGCCGTCCGAGTCGTACTTGCCCCGGCCGACCTGGCCCTTCACCCACACCTTCCGCTGCCCGGCGTGCACGGTGACGGGTCCGGCGCGGTACTTGTACTTGTCGGCGTCCTCGACCGGCAGCAACCCGTACGCGCGCAGGTACACCTTCATGTACTGGCGGACCCCCGGACGCTTGGGCAGCGTGATCGCGCACACGTAACCGCGCCGCTTGTAGACCTCCACGGTGCCGGTGGAGAACGGGAACGACCTGACCTTGCGTCCCTCGCACGACGTGGCCGCGGCATGCGCGTGCCCCGGCGCGGCGACCGCGAGCATGCCGGCCACCGCCGTCACGGCCAGCCCTTGCGCCAGCCGCCGTATCGCTCCACTCTTCACAGCCGTCCCTCCCGCAGCTCGGGCGTACAGGTGTACGGACGCACAACGTATGTCGGACGGTTGCACGACCGTCAACGAGACACCCCGACCACCGCGCCTACGCGCCACCCCGACAGCCGGATGTGCTCACGCCGCCGCCCGCTCGTCCTCGCCCACGAACGTGCGCCACAGGTCGGCGTAACGGCCGTTGCGGGCGAGGAGTTCGTCGTGGGGGCCGTCCTCGACCACGCGGCCGTGGTCCATGACCACGACCCGGTCGGCTCGGGCCGCTGTGGTGAGGCGGTGGGCCACGACGAGGGTGGTGCGGCGGCCGGCGAGGCGGTCGGTGGCCTGGTTGACCTGGGCCTCGGTGGCCAGGTCCAGGGCTGCCGTGGCCTCGTCGAGGAGCAGGATGTCCGGGTCGACCAGTTCGGCGCGGGCCAGGGCGATCAGCTGGCGCTGGCCCGCCGAGAGGTTGCGGCCGCGCTCGGCGACCTCGTGGAGGTAGCCGCCCTCCAGCGTGGCGATCATCTCGTGGGCGCCGACCGCGCGGGCCGCCGCCTCCACCTCGGCGTCGGTGGCGTCCGGGCGGCCGTAGGCGATGGCGTCCCGGATCGTGCCCTGGAAGAGGTACGCCTCCTGCGGCACCACGCCGAGGCGGTGGCGGTAGGAGGTGAGGTCGAGGGAGCGCAGGTCGGTGCCGTCGACCGTGACCCGGCCGCCCGTCGGGTCGTAGAACCGGGCCACCAGCTTGACCAGGGTGGACTTGCCCGCGCCCGTCTCGCCGACGAACGCGACCGTCTGTCCGGCGGGGATCCGCAAGTCGATGCCGCCCAGCGCCTCTTCGTCGTCCCCGTACGCGAAGTGCACGCCCTCGAAGGCCACTTCGCCACGCAGGGAGAGGACCTCAAGGGGCTCCTCGGCCGCCTTCGTGGACGTCGGCTCCTGGAGCAGTTCCTGGATGCGGCCCAGGGACACGGTCGCCTGCTGGTAGCCGTCGAAGACCTGGGAGAGCTGCTGGACGGGGGCGAAGAACAGGTCGATGTAGAGGAGGTAGGCGACCAGGGCGCCGGTCGTCAGGGTCGCCGCGTCCACCCGCCCCGCGCCCGCGATCAGCACGGCGGCCGCGGCGACGGAGGACAGCAGCTGCACGAAGGGGAAGTAGATCGAGATCAGCCACTGTCCCCGGATACGGGCCTGGCGGTAGCTGTCGCTGCGCTCCGAGAACCGCCGGCCGCCGTCGCCCTCGCGCCGGAACGCCTGCACGATCCTGAGCCCGGACACCGACTCCTGGAGGTCGGCGTTGACCACCGAGACGCGTTCCCGGGCGAGTTCGTACGCCTTCACGCTCGCCTTGCGGAAGAAGTACGTGGCGACGATCAGCGGCGGCAGCGTCGCGAACACGACCAGCGCGAGCTGTACGTCGATCACCAGCAGGGCGACCATGATCCCGAAGAAGGTGACGACCGAGACGAACGCGGTGACCAGGCCCGTCTGGAGGAAGGTCGACAGCGCGTCCACGTCCGTCGTCATCCTCGTCATGATCCGGCCCGTCAACTCCCGCTCGTAGTAGTCGAGTCCGAGCCGCTGGAGCTGGGCGAAGATCTTCAGGCGGAGGGAGTAGAGGACCCGTTCGCCGGTGCGCCCGGTCATGCGGGTCTCGCCGATCTGCGCGGCCCACTGGACGAGCACCGAGAGCAGGGCGAACAGCGTCGCCGTCCAGACCGCGGCCATGGCCATGCGTGAGACACCGTCGTCGATGCCGTGCCGGATCATCACGGGCAGGAGCAGGCCCGTCCCGGCGTCCAGCGCGACCAGGCCCAGGCTGATCAGCAGCGGACGACCGAAGCCCCGCAGCAGCCGTCGCAGGCCGTACGACTCCTCCGACGTGACCGCGCGTGCCTCGTCGATGTCGGGGACGTCCGTCGCCGGGGGCAACGCGTCGACCTGGGCGAGCAGTTCGGGGGTGGCGGGGGTGCCGGCGAGGGCCGGATCCTTGCGCTCGCGGTCGCCGGTCCACAGCCGGGGCGTCACCCCGCGCTCGGCGTCGAACTCGGCGTCCAGCTCGTCGCGTACGGAGGTGTCCTCCTGCACGGCGACCGGCCGGGCGTGGCCCGGGGAGACACCGCCGAGGCCGTCGGGGTCGGTGAGCAGACGGCGGTAGAGGGCGGAGCGCTTCTCCAGCTCCTCGTGGGTGCCCACGTCGGCGAGGCGGCCGTGCTCCAGGACGGCGATGCGGTCGGCGAGGTTCAGGGTGGAGCGGCGGTGGGCGATCAGGAGGGTGGTGCGGCCCTCCATGACGTGCTTGAGGGCCTCGTGGATCTCGTGTTCGACCTGCGCGTCCACGGCGGAGGTCGCGTCGTCCAGGACGAGCAGCCGCGGGTCGGTGAGGATCGCGCGGGCGAGCGCGACGCGCTGGCGCTGGCCGCCGGAGAGGGTCAGGCCGTGCTCGCCGACCTTGGTGTCGTAGCCCTCGGGGAGCTCGGCGATGAAACGGTCCGCCTGGGCGGCGCGGGCGGCCTTCTCGATCTCCTCCTGGGTCGCGTCGGGACGGCCGTAGGCGATGTTGGCCCGGACCGTGTCCGAGAAGAGGAAGGAGTCCTCGGGGACCAGGCCGATCGCGGCCCGCAGGGAGTCCAGGGTGAGCTCGCGGACGTCGTGGCCGCCGATGAGGACCGCGCCGTGGGTGACGTCGTAGAAGCGCGGCAGCAGGAGGGAGACCGTGGACTTGCCCGAGCCGGAGGATCCGACGACCGCGAGGGTCTCACCGGGGCGGATCTCGACGGAGAGGCCGTCCAGGACCTTCCGGCCGTCCTCGTAGCCGAAGGAGACGTCGTCGAACTCCACCGTCGCGGGCGCGTCCGCGGGGAGCTCCTTGGTGCCGTCCTTCAGGTACGGCTCGGTGTCGATCAGCTCCAGGACGCGCTCGGTGCCCGCGCGGGCCTGCTGGCCGACCGTGAGGACCATCGCGAGCATGCGGACCGGGCCGACGAGCTGGGCGAGGTAGGTGGAGAAGGCGACGAAGGTGCCCAGCGTGATGTGGCCGCGGACGGCGAGCCAGCCGCCGAGCGCCAGCATCGCGACCTGGCCGAGGGCGGGGACGGCCTGGAGGGCCGGGGTGTACTTCGCGTTGAAGCGGATCGTGCGCAGCCGGCCCGCGTACAGGCGCCGGCCGACCTCCCGGAGCTTCCCGGTCTCCTGGTCCTCCTGCCCGAAGCCCTTCACCACGCGGACGCCGCTGACGGCTCCGTCGACCACGCCGGCGACGGCGGCGGCCTGGGCCTGGGCGTACCAGGTGGCGGGGTGCAGCTTGGAGCGGGAGCGCCTGGCGATCCACCACAGGGCCGGGGCGACCGCGAGGGCGACCAGGGTGAGCGGGATCGACAGCCAGGCCATCACGACCAGGGAGATCACGAACAGGGCGAAGTTGCCGATCGTCATCGGCAGCATGAAGAGCAGGCCCTGGATCAGCTGGAGGTCGCTGGTGGCCCGGCCGACGACCTGGCCCGTGGACAGTTCGTCCTGGCGGCGGCCGTCGAGGCGGGTGATCGTGCCGAACATCTCCGTGCGCAGGTCGTGCTGGACGTCCAGGGCGAGGCGGCCGCCGTAGTAGCGGCGGACGTAGGTGAGGACGTAGACGAGGACGGCGGCGGCGATCAGTGCGCCGGCCCAGGGGGCCATGTCCCGGGTGTGGTCGCCGATGACGTCGTCGATGATCACCTTGGTGATCAGGGGGACGACCGCCATGACGGCCATGCCGCCGAGGGAGGAGCCGAGGGCGAGCACGACGTCCTTCGGATACCGCCAGGCGTATCCGGCCAGTCGTCGTGCCCATCCCCGTTGCGGTGTCACGCGGGTGCCCTCCGGTTCGTTCGTCGACCTGATCTACCGGAAGGCACCAACGCGGACGGAAGCGGATTTCATCCCTCCGCAACAGTTCCCGGGTTCAGACCCGGACCCTCAGGTGGTAGAAGCGGGTCGTCTGCACCGCGTTCTGGTTGTCGTCGCTGACCAGCAGGACCTTCAGACGGCCGCCCTGGTCCCGGCCCCTGACCACCATGCCCTCGATGTTGTCGAGGAGCGGGTTCGGCTGGGGCTGCCGGGCCGTCGCGCCCAGGGTCGGGCAGCTCGCGATGTCCGTGAGCAGGGTCTTTCCGATCAGGCGTACGTCCGCCTGGCCCGTGAGGGTCTCCACGCCGCTGGTGTCCGTGGCGTGGCGGGGGTCGGCCAGATAGAGGCGGACCGTGTTGCCGACGCCCGAGGTGAAGCCGCGCTCCAGGACGAGGAGGCGGCCGTCGGGGAGGGCCTGGACCTCGGGGACGCCGAGGAAGGCGGCGTCGGTGCGGTAGGCGTACTGCGCGGCGGGCTCCCAGGTCTTTCCGTGCCGCGTCCAGGTCTGGAAGCGGACGGTCCCGGCCGTGTCGCCGGAGAGCGCGTACTCCAGGGAGGCGAGCAGGGTGCGGCCGC
This genomic window contains:
- a CDS encoding S28 family serine protease translates to MRKALRWLLTLVVLIGTVGTAGAATAAEPEAQGTGATTDIKDQLLAVPGMSLIEEKPYTGYRFFVLNYTQPVDHRHPSKGTFQQRITVLHKDVSRPTVFFTGGYNVSTTPRRSEPTQIVDGNQVSMEYRFFKPSRPDPADWSKLDIWQAASDQHRIFKALKKIYAKNWISTGGSKGGMTATYYERFYPRDMDGVVAYVAPNDVVNNEDSAYDRFFASVGTKECRDRLNAVQREALVRREPLEKKYADYAAAEGLTFTTIGSLDKAYEAVVLDYVWGFWQYNLLANCGDDELIPPDAKTATDDQIWNSVDTISGFAAYADQGLDTYTPYYYQAATQLGAPTIEFPHIEKKYIRYGYQPPRNFVPRSIPTKFQPYAMRDVDTWVRHNAHHMLYVYGQNDPWGAERFRVDKGAKDAYVFTAPGMNHGANVAGLVADQKAFATARILSWAGVSATAVTEAKPLAKFDRKLDVRDVEREPALRP
- a CDS encoding glycoside hydrolase family 3 protein: MPSRRTVLAATAGAAAALAVGGTAHADDHKLRSLISRMTLEEKVGQLFVMRVYGHSATAPDQADIDANLKEIGVRTAAEMIARYRVGGIIYFTWAHNTRDPHQIADLSNGIQRASLAQPRGLPVLISTDQEHGIVCRVGEPATLFPGAMAVGAGGSRKDARTLGRIAGQELRALGIRQNYSPVADVNVNPANPVIGVRSFGSEAGAVAGLVSSEVAGYQGAGVAATAKHFPGHGDTAVDSHYGFPVITHSRELWEKLDAVPFRAAIRAGIDSIMTAHIQFPALDASGDPATLSRPILTGILRGELGYDGVVVTDSLGMEGVRTKYGDDRVPVLALKAGVDQLLNPPSLDVAWNAVLKAVRDGELTEARLDESILRILRLKSRLRLFENPYVGQDGVTRTVGTPAHLAAADRIAERTTTLLVNERRLLPLSRRTHRRLLVVGADPASPSGTTGPPTGVLAAALTELGFTATALSTGTAPTAAVVDRAVTAARDADAVIVGTYNITAAQKTLVEQLVATGRPVVAVAIRNPYDVAQLSAVPACLAAYSWTDVELRAAARVIAGEAAPRGRLPVPVQRADDPAKVLYPVGYGLSYGR
- a CDS encoding GNAT family protein; translated protein: MGFQLKGPVLEGELVRLEPLNHGHTADLAEAAEENRGTYAYTWVPRADEVGAYVDAQLARAATGVLAPYAQLSVATGRAVGATSFWEPRCWRSPEQLDAVEVGFTWLGASAQGTGINAEAKLLLFRHAFEEWGVLRVDLKTDARNDRSRAAIQSVGARFEGVLRNWSRSWAPGEDGLLRDSAIFSVTAEEWPQCRERLEERVAGFVSRTKAGA
- a CDS encoding ABC transporter ATP-binding protein; this translates as MTPQRGWARRLAGYAWRYPKDVVLALGSSLGGMAVMAVVPLITKVIIDDVIGDHTRDMAPWAGALIAAAVLVYVLTYVRRYYGGRLALDVQHDLRTEMFGTITRLDGRRQDELSTGQVVGRATSDLQLIQGLLFMLPMTIGNFALFVISLVVMAWLSIPLTLVALAVAPALWWIARRSRSKLHPATWYAQAQAAAVAGVVDGAVSGVRVVKGFGQEDQETGKLREVGRRLYAGRLRTIRFNAKYTPALQAVPALGQVAMLALGGWLAVRGHITLGTFVAFSTYLAQLVGPVRMLAMVLTVGQQARAGTERVLELIDTEPYLKDGTKELPADAPATVEFDDVSFGYEDGRKVLDGLSVEIRPGETLAVVGSSGSGKSTVSLLLPRFYDVTHGAVLIGGHDVRELTLDSLRAAIGLVPEDSFLFSDTVRANIAYGRPDATQEEIEKAARAAQADRFIAELPEGYDTKVGEHGLTLSGGQRQRVALARAILTDPRLLVLDDATSAVDAQVEHEIHEALKHVMEGRTTLLIAHRRSTLNLADRIAVLEHGRLADVGTHEELEKRSALYRRLLTDPDGLGGVSPGHARPVAVQEDTSVRDELDAEFDAERGVTPRLWTGDRERKDPALAGTPATPELLAQVDALPPATDVPDIDEARAVTSEESYGLRRLLRGFGRPLLISLGLVALDAGTGLLLPVMIRHGIDDGVSRMAMAAVWTATLFALLSVLVQWAAQIGETRMTGRTGERVLYSLRLKIFAQLQRLGLDYYERELTGRIMTRMTTDVDALSTFLQTGLVTAFVSVVTFFGIMVALLVIDVQLALVVFATLPPLIVATYFFRKASVKAYELARERVSVVNADLQESVSGLRIVQAFRREGDGGRRFSERSDSYRQARIRGQWLISIYFPFVQLLSSVAAAAVLIAGAGRVDAATLTTGALVAYLLYIDLFFAPVQQLSQVFDGYQQATVSLGRIQELLQEPTSTKAAEEPLEVLSLRGEVAFEGVHFAYGDDEEALGGIDLRIPAGQTVAFVGETGAGKSTLVKLVARFYDPTGGRVTVDGTDLRSLDLTSYRHRLGVVPQEAYLFQGTIRDAIAYGRPDATDAEVEAAARAVGAHEMIATLEGGYLHEVAERGRNLSAGQRQLIALARAELVDPDILLLDEATAALDLATEAQVNQATDRLAGRRTTLVVAHRLTTAARADRVVVMDHGRVVEDGPHDELLARNGRYADLWRTFVGEDERAAA
- a CDS encoding esterase-like activity of phytase family protein, coding for MQLRTVLATTTAALAAATCLTAGPAVASAPVSHACSPSVSLDRFSDALDKTTYDGTFVGNLSALAVDRDGSLAALSDRSALFGLDARTLAPRKAVPLADENGAALDSEGLVIDRDGTRLITSETEPSIRRYSTDGRILDRLPVPASLQVAPAGRATSNQTFEGLTLLHGGRTLLASLEYALSGDTAGTVRFQTWTRHGKTWEPAAQYAYRTDAAFLGVPEVQALPDGRLLVLERGFTSGVGNTVRLYLADPRHATDTSGVETLTGQADVRLIGKTLLTDIASCPTLGATARQPQPNPLLDNIEGMVVRGRDQGGRLKVLLVSDDNQNAVQTTRFYHLRVRV
- the aroA gene encoding 3-phosphoshikimate 1-carboxyvinyltransferase, whose protein sequence is MPVDTPAPRSLALPGSKSITARALFLAAAADGVTTLVHPLRSDDTEGFAEGLVRLGYRVGRTPDTWQVDGRPQGPALAEADVYCRDGATTARFLPTLAAAGHGTYRFDASPQMRRRPLLPLSRALRDLGVDLRHEEAEGHHPLTVRAAGVDGGDVVLDAGQSSQYLTALLLLGPLTRRGLRIRVTDLVSAPYVGITLAMMRAFGVEVAREGDVFVVPPGGYRATTYAIEPDASTASYFFAAAALTPGAAVTVPGLGTGALQGDLGFVDVLRRMGADVSVGAGATTVRGTGELRGLTVTMRDISDTMPTLAAIAPFASAPVRIEDVANTRVKECDRLEACAENLRRLGVRVSTGPDWIEIHPGTAASAGTEIRTYGDHRIVMSFAVTGLRVPGISFDDPGCVRKTFPGFHEAFAEWRRSNGS